The sequence below is a genomic window from Sneathiella marina.
GCTTCAGGCCGCTTCTCGACAGTTACAGCCGGTGGGGCTTGAAACGGTGCGTCTTTCCCTTCCGGTTGAACTTCAACCTGATCACTTTCCTCCATCTCCTCGTCAATGCTGGACAGCAAATCACGCTCTGCATCAATCGCAAGATTTCCGCTCATATCAAGCGACGACGTTGATCCCATTTCCAACGGCGACTGTGTATCCACACTATCATCCGCTTGCGCAACTGGCTGGCCGGATATGTTACTTCCTGGCAGGCTCGCGCCAAAACCCGAAGCAGAAATTGATGCCGCAGCCGGTAACGAAGGCGAGCCGGCTTCATCGGAGCGACCTCCAGCAGGTCGTGGTGTGTCACCTTTCACTTGAAGTATTGATGTCACATTTGGAGAATTTGCTTTTTGAACCTCGAGAGCATCGATACCCGTCGCAACTACCGATACCCGCATGGAGCCTTCCATGTCGCTATCAAACGTTGACCCAACAATAATGTTTGCTTCCGGATCCACTTCACTTCTTATTCTGTTTGCGGCTTCATCAAGTTCATACAATGTTAGATCCATGCCGCCTGTGATGTTAATCAGTACGCCACGTGCACCTTTCATGGATACATCGTCAAGCAACGGATTGGAAATGGCAGCTTCGGCAGCTTCAATAGCGCGGTTTTCACCGCTTGCCTCGCCCGTACCCATCATGGCCTTACCCATCTCGTTCATCACTGTATTTACATCAGCGAAATCGAGATTGATCAGTCCTGGCATTACCATAAGATCCGTTACACCGCGAACACCGGAGTGCAGAACTTCATCCGCCATGTTAAAGGCGTCAGCAAATGTTGTCTTTTCATTAGCGATACGGAAAAGATTCTGATTTGGAATTATGATCAACGTATCAACATAGCGTTGCAGTTCATCGATCCCTGAATCTGCAATTTTCATCCGGTGATTACCTTCAAACTGGAAGGGGCGAGTGACGACACCGACTGTAAGTATACCTAATTCCCGCGCAGCCCTCGCCACAACAGGTGCAGCGCCTGTACCCGTACCACCGCCCATACCAGCCGTAATAAAGCACATATGAACGCCATTGAGATGAGAGATAATTTCATCAATCGCTTCTTCTGCGGCTTCCGCACCGATATGTGGCTTCGAACCGGCTCCCAAGCCCTCTGTTAGCTCAGCTCCAAGTTGAATACGGCGGTCTGCCAAATTCTGTTTAAGTGCCTGAGCATCCGTATTTGCTACAACGAATTCAACACCCTGTAACTCCGAACTGATCATATTGTTAACCGCGTTACCACCGGCCCCTCCAATACCTAAAACCAGTATCTTCGGCTTGAGTTCTGTTTGATCCGGGACTGACAAATTGATACTCACAGTACTATCCTCCTTAGTTACGCATGCTAACTGCTAATTAATACCAAATATTGTGGTTAATGGAACCCTACTTCTTACATATTGACGTTTTTTATGCATTTTTTTGCTCAAAAATTCTCTTTAAACCAATTTCCAACCTTTAAGAGACGACTTTTAGGCTGCTTTTCAACTACAGACATCTTTACATTGTCATCAAACCGCTCGCGAACAGCAAATGTCAATAATCCAGCCGCCGTTGTGAATGCTGGACCATCTGTCGCGTCAGCTAATCCTTTAACACGGATAGGTTTACCCATTCGTACTTGTTTATCCAGAATTCGCGCCGCCAATTCCTGCACACCGGCAAGCTGAGCGGCACCACCGCAAAGTACCGCACGGCGGCCAGCTACCTTGTTAAAGCCTGAGGCCAGAAGACGGTCATTTACAAGTTCGAGTATCTCTTCCACACGCGGCTTTATAATGCCAACGAGCATGGAACGAGGAACGTGATTGGCAATCTCATGATCACTTTCACCAATCAAAGGAACATCAATGATTTCCTTTTCATCCGCCGGACTGGCGAGGGCATTTCCGTAGAGTGTCTTCATACGCTCGGCATTTGCCAATGTAGTCGATAGACCCCGCGCAATATCGTTACTTACATGCCCGCCGCCAACAGGAACAACTTCATTGAAAACCATTTCTCCATCATAGAATACTGCAAGGGAAGTGGACCCTCCGCCCATGTCAATGACGGTAACACCAAGGTCCATTTCATCTTCCACCAGGCAGGAAAGGCCCGAAGCGTATGGTGCCGCGACCATATGAGCCACTCCCAGATGACAGCGCTCCACGCAATTTGCAATATTTCGCATATGGCTGTTCTGCAGCGAAACCATATGCATGCTAATACCTAAATTTTCACCATACATACCACGAGGATCCCGAATTCCTCGATTACCATCGACAGAGTAGCCTACTGGAAGAGCATGAATAACTGTCCGGCCTTCCGGCTGGTAACTTGCACGCGCTTCTTTCAGTGTACGCTGCAAGTCTTTCTCGCCAATCTCCTGCCCCCCTAAGGACATCTCCATATCGACAGTTTGAGACGCTGGTTTACCTGCAGATACACCTAAATAGACTTCGCGTATTGTCTCTCCCGCCATCCTTTCAGCAGCATCCACAGCCGATCGAATGGCTTCTTCCGCCATTTCCATATTTGTAATTCCACCGGCGCGCAATCCTCTGGAAACCTGGTGCCCGATACCGGTCACCCGGAGACGCCCGGCTTCTTCGACGGCGACAAAGCAGCAGACTTTTGTAGAACCTACATCCAGGGCAGCCAAGGGTCCATTGCGTCCAGTTGCCATTATGTCATTGCCAGTTTCATGCTGTAGCAAAAATGCATTGCAGTTAATTCCATTACGTTTTTTCACCATTCGCGCGACGCAAAGCTGCCGCGTCGGATTTGAGCCTCACATACACACGATCCGCTGCCCTTAAATCTATGGCGACAAGTCCCTTGTCGAGCAGTTTCTTTTTATCTTGCATCGCTGCAAGTTGTTTCCATGCCTCAAGGGCATTTTCCTCGGGCAATAAAACAGTCACATCATTATCAAATTCCAGGTTCCAACGGCGATCGCGAACTCGAACCGCATTGCGCAATCGAGTGAAAAGGGTTGGATTTTGTGCGAGCATGTCAAAAAGCTCCGCCGCATGTTCATTCGCCCCGGAGCCAACGACTTTTGGAAGGTATCTGAATTCCGGTGTGTCATTAGAGGTTACCACAGCGCCGTTACGATCAATCAATCCCGTACGTCCATCGATTTGCCATCTAGCAAACGGACGGCGTTCATCAATCTTGATA
It includes:
- the ftsZ gene encoding cell division protein FtsZ, whose protein sequence is MSINLSVPDQTELKPKILVLGIGGAGGNAVNNMISSELQGVEFVVANTDAQALKQNLADRRIQLGAELTEGLGAGSKPHIGAEAAEEAIDEIISHLNGVHMCFITAGMGGGTGTGAAPVVARAARELGILTVGVVTRPFQFEGNHRMKIADSGIDELQRYVDTLIIIPNQNLFRIANEKTTFADAFNMADEVLHSGVRGVTDLMVMPGLINLDFADVNTVMNEMGKAMMGTGEASGENRAIEAAEAAISNPLLDDVSMKGARGVLINITGGMDLTLYELDEAANRIRSEVDPEANIIVGSTFDSDMEGSMRVSVVATGIDALEVQKANSPNVTSILQVKGDTPRPAGGRSDEAGSPSLPAAASISASGFGASLPGSNISGQPVAQADDSVDTQSPLEMGSTSSLDMSGNLAIDAERDLLSSIDEEMEESDQVEVQPEGKDAPFQAPPAVTVEKRPEALVNPDAHHAVAETADPAKKRKGPSLFERMTGVGRSKKQEIAQQTERSVRQEPTTSAHREVEPKQPAAPATPAVEPRQEALSSMKISQKSEDEDLLDIPAFLRRQAN
- the ftsA gene encoding cell division protein FtsA; protein product: MATGRNGPLAALDVGSTKVCCFVAVEEAGRLRVTGIGHQVSRGLRAGGITNMEMAEEAIRSAVDAAERMAGETIREVYLGVSAGKPASQTVDMEMSLGGQEIGEKDLQRTLKEARASYQPEGRTVIHALPVGYSVDGNRGIRDPRGMYGENLGISMHMVSLQNSHMRNIANCVERCHLGVAHMVAAPYASGLSCLVEDEMDLGVTVIDMGGGSTSLAVFYDGEMVFNEVVPVGGGHVSNDIARGLSTTLANAERMKTLYGNALASPADEKEIIDVPLIGESDHEIANHVPRSMLVGIIKPRVEEILELVNDRLLASGFNKVAGRRAVLCGGAAQLAGVQELAARILDKQVRMGKPIRVKGLADATDGPAFTTAAGLLTFAVRERFDDNVKMSVVEKQPKSRLLKVGNWFKENF